A single window of Papio anubis isolate 15944 chromosome 8, Panubis1.0, whole genome shotgun sequence DNA harbors:
- the TRIM35 gene encoding tripartite motif-containing protein 35, producing MERSPDVSPGPSRSFKEELLCAVCYDPFRDAVTLRCGHNFCRGCVSRCWEVQVSPTCPVCKDRASPADLRTNHTLNNLVEKLLREEAEGARWTSYRFSRVCRLHRGQLSLFCLEDKELLCCSCQADPRHQGHRVQPVKDTAHDFRAKCRNMEHALREKAKAFWAMRRSYEAIAKHNQVEAAWLEGRIRQEFDKLREFLRVEEQAILDAMAEETRQKQLLADEKMKQLTEETEVLAHEIERLQMEMKEDDVSFLMKHKSRKRRLFCTMEPEPVQPGMLIDVCKYLGSLQYRVWKKMLASVESVPFSFDPNTAAGWLSVSDDLTSVTNHGYRVQVENPERFSSAPCLLGSRVFSQGSHAWEVALGGLQSWRVGVVRVRQDSGAEGHSHSCYHDTRSGFWYVCRTQGVEGDHCVTSDPATSPLVLAIPRRLRVELECEEGELSFYDAERHCHLYTFHARFGEVRPYFYLGGARGAGPPEPLRICPLHISIKEELDG from the exons ATGGAGCGGAGCCCCGACGTGTCTCCCGGGCCTTCCCGCTCCTTCAAGGAGGAGTTGCTCTGCGCCGTCTGCTACGACCCCTTCCGCGACGCAGTGACTCTGCGCTGCGGCCACAACTTCTGCCGCGGGTGTGTGAGCCGCTGCTGGGAAGTGCAGGTGTCGCCCACCTGCCCGGTGTGCAAAGATCGCGCGTCGCCCGCCGACCTGCGCACCAACCACACCCTCAACAACCTTGTGGAGAAGCTGCTGCGCGAGGAGGCCGAGGGCGCGCGCTGGACCAGCTACCGCTTCTCGCGTGTCTGCCGCCTGCACCGCGGCCAGCTCAGCCTCTTCTGCCTGGAGGACAAGGAGCTGCTGTGCTGCTCCTGCCAGGCCGACCCCCGACACCAGGGGCACCGCGTGCAGCCGGTGAAGGACACTGCCCACGACTTTCGG GCCAAGTGCAGGAACATGGAGCATGCGCTGCGGGAGAAGGCCAAGGCCTTCTGGGCCATGCGGCGCTCCTATGAGGCCATCGCCAAGCACAATCAG GTGGAGGCTGCATGGCTGGAAGGCCGGATCCGGCAGGAGTTTGATAAGCTTCGCGAGTTCTTGAGAGTGGAGGAGCAGGCCATTCTGGATGCCATGGCCGAAGAGACAAGGCAGAAGCAGCTTCTGGCTGACGAGAAGATGAAGCAGCTCACAGAGGAGACAGAGGTGCTGGCACATGAGATTGAGCGGCTGCAGATGGAGATGAAGGAGGACGACGTTTCTTTTCTCATG aaacacaaGAGCCGAAAACGCCG ACTCTTCTGCACCATGGAGCCAGAGCCAGTCCAGCCTGGCATGCTTATCGATGTCTGCAAGTACCTGGGCTCCCTGCAGTACCGCGTCTGGAAGAAGATGCTTGCATCTGTGGAATCTG TACCCTTCAGCTTTGACCCCAACACCGCAGCCGGCTGGCTCTCCGTGTCTGACGACCTCACCAGCGTCACCAACCACGGCTACCGCGTGCAGGTGGAGAACCCGGAACGCTTCTCCTCGGCGCCCTGCCTGCTGGGCTCCCGTGTCTTCTCTCAGGGCTCGCACGCCTGGGAGGTGGCCCTGGGGGGGCTGCAGAGCTGGCGGGTGGGCGTGGTGCGTGTGCGCCAGGACTCGGGCGCTGAGGGCCACTCGCACAGCTGCTACCACGACACACGCTCGGGCTTCTGGTACGTCTGCCGCACGCAGGGCGTGGAGGGGGACCACTGCGTGACCTCGGACCCAGCCACGTCGCCCCTGGTCCTGGCCATCCCACGCCGCCTGCGTGTGGAGCTGGAGTGCGAGGAGGGCGAGCTGTCTTTCTATGACGCTGAGCGCCACTGCCACCTGTACACCTTCCACGCACGCTTTGGGGAGGTGCGCCCCTACTTCTACCTGGGGGGTGCACGGGGAGCTGGGCCTCCAGAGCCTTTGCGCATCTGCCCCCTGCACATCAGCATCAAGGAAGAACTGGACGGCTGA